Proteins encoded together in one Telopea speciosissima isolate NSW1024214 ecotype Mountain lineage chromosome 6, Tspe_v1, whole genome shotgun sequence window:
- the LOC122664425 gene encoding uncharacterized protein LOC122664425, with protein MKIAAWNTKGLNDPGKRRAVLEWAVKNHLLVFGLLETWDDVLHMELYAVRMGFLKARAMQVQQVQVRSDSRVAVQMIVGAFQPRWEVLWLVEEIHGLHDGFCSNSFIHNVREINSCVDYLAGFVRGVHDLDFNTSCLPEALSILVRNDASGMAYYRM; from the coding sequence ATGAAGATTGCTGCTTGGAATACCAAGGGTCTGAATGATCCAGGTAAGCGGAGGGCAGTGTTAGAGTGGGCAGTAAAGAATCATCTTCTTGTTTTTGGTTTATTGGAGACTTGGGATGATGTACTCCATATGGAGCTTTATGCTGTTCGGATGGGATTTTTGAAAGCAAGAGCAATGCAAGTGCAGCAAGTGCAGGTGCGTTCGGATTCAAGGGTGGCGGTGCAAATGATTGTGGGGGCCTTTCAACCCCGTTGGGAGGTGCTTTGGTTGGTTGAAGAGATACATGGATTGCATGATGGTTTTTGCAGCAATAGCTTTATTCACAATGTTAGGGAGATCAATAGTTGTGTTGACTATTTAGCAGGGTTTGTTCGAGGTGTTCATGATCTTGATTTTAATACTTCATGCCTGCCTGAGGCTCTTTCCATCTTAGTAAGGAATGATGCCTCTGGTATGGCTTATTACAGAATGTAA